The Halalkalibacter krulwichiae genome has a segment encoding these proteins:
- the garR gene encoding 2-hydroxy-3-oxopropionate reductase, which produces MKIGFIGLGIMGKPMTLNLINKGFNVTVYDINEEAVQQLVKAGAMEAGSPKEVAEQSEVIITMLPKSEHVKSVIINENGIINGAKEETTVIDMSSITPDASRELAAILKEKGISMLDAPVSGGEPKAIDGTLAIMVGGDQEVFQRVKPVLEAMGQEITLVGGNGCGTTAKLANQIIVNVNIAAMSEALVLASKAGIDIEKMYQAIRSGLAGSSVLDAKVPLILERNFVAGGRIDINAKDLTNVKETANALGAPLPLSSQVLEMFEDLINEGKAADDHGGLIQYYEKLANTEVKGNES; this is translated from the coding sequence ATGAAAATAGGATTTATTGGTCTAGGTATAATGGGAAAGCCAATGACACTCAATTTGATCAACAAAGGGTTTAATGTAACCGTATACGATATAAATGAAGAGGCTGTTCAACAACTAGTAAAGGCAGGGGCAATGGAAGCTGGATCACCAAAGGAAGTAGCGGAACAGAGTGAGGTTATCATCACAATGCTTCCAAAGTCTGAACATGTAAAAAGTGTAATCATAAATGAAAACGGAATCATTAATGGAGCAAAAGAAGAAACGACTGTCATAGATATGAGTTCTATTACACCAGATGCATCAAGAGAATTAGCTGCTATTTTAAAAGAAAAAGGAATTAGTATGTTAGATGCACCGGTAAGTGGAGGAGAGCCAAAGGCAATTGATGGGACACTTGCAATCATGGTTGGTGGAGATCAAGAAGTGTTTCAACGCGTAAAACCAGTGCTCGAAGCGATGGGCCAAGAGATTACATTAGTCGGCGGAAATGGCTGTGGCACAACCGCGAAGCTTGCGAATCAAATTATTGTGAATGTTAATATCGCAGCAATGTCTGAAGCGCTTGTATTAGCTTCAAAAGCAGGAATAGATATTGAGAAAATGTATCAAGCAATTCGAAGTGGACTAGCTGGAAGTTCTGTTTTAGATGCGAAGGTTCCATTAATACTAGAAAGAAACTTTGTTGCTGGTGGACGGATAGACATTAATGCAAAAGACTTAACGAATGTAAAAGAAACAGCTAATGCACTAGGTGCGCCGCTTCCCCTTTCAAGTCAAGTGCTTGAAATGTTTGAGGATCTAATAAACGAAGGTAAAGCAGCAGACGATCATGGTGGACTCATTCAGTATTATGAGAAATTAGCAAATACAGAAGTAAAGGGGAATGAATCATGA